One Malania oleifera isolate guangnan ecotype guangnan chromosome 9, ASM2987363v1, whole genome shotgun sequence DNA segment encodes these proteins:
- the LOC131164534 gene encoding uncharacterized protein LOC131164534: protein METEALAELESLQARIFQRITALELCLLPQPFSTSQDPNHTAAADRSNTTTTTTEARLSAILRSNGVRDFAFKRVPSDYYDRPFESRRDILGAASIDHLCKSIVLVNTQAQSNVTDCSDRNNSKYYVVVVQYTARFNAEMVKSFLYSLNNGKIAKKKFNLRLAPEESSHQLTGYEHNGVTCIGMKTDIPVILDEAIVKLSPNFFWLGGGEIDLKLGIRTSEFVEFVKPFIVTCSCN from the exons ATGGAGACGGAGGCACTAGCGGAGCTAGAGAGTCTCCAAGCCCGAATATTCCAACGCATTACAGCGCTCGAGCTCTGCCTCCTCCCCCAACCCTTCTCCACTTCCCAGGACCCAAACCACACGGCCGCCGCCGATAGGTccaacaccaccaccaccaccaccgaGGCGCGCCTCTCCGCCATTCTTCGCAGCAACGGCGTCCGAGACTTCGCTTTCAAGAGGGTTCCTTCAGATTACTACGATCGACCCTTCGAATCCCGGCGAGACATCCTCGGTGCCGCGTCCATTGACCACCTCTGCAAGAGCATCGTCCTC GTCAATACTCAAGCTCAGTCCAATGTTACTGACTGTAGTGATCGCAACAATTCAAAGTATTATGTTGTCGTCGTTCAG TATACTGCTCGATTCAATGCTGAGATGGTGAAAAGCTTTCTGTATTCACTCAACAATGGCAAGATAGCAAAGAAGAAATTCAATT TGAGGCTTGCTCCTGAGGAGTCATCACACCAGTTGACTGGGTATGAGCACAATGGTGTAACGTGCATTGGAATGAAAACAGACATTCCG GTGATTTTGGATGAAGCTATTGTAAAACTCAGTCCTAACTTCTTCTGGTTGGGAGGTGGGGAGATTGATCTAAAGCTGGGTATTAGGACATCTGAATTCGTTGAATTTGTAAAACCTTTCATTGTCACCTGTAGTTGCAACTGA